One genomic region from Nostoc sphaeroides encodes:
- a CDS encoding DUF5331 domain-containing protein, which produces MNIQQLRQSLKQKWLSYYKQNISWLVKMRIWGTYDGLRRPLSGFILGTLSVLEPQFDEILAFMLDLNNDPDKIVAALGLNFNPDEELRLIKLDYSMPISQVESELPDEKHSEDKHLSSAVTASKIALHSLAKTLDSNLSHGDEVVPLITAISEVVRTRKPELIVANATKIAPDTPVKMPSSDLLREYQPVRWHSGQLPSRGSATITSEVNSKAKTMPSVALATEVKSNAPSSRIPVATSLAEINSNGKPVRSPLGRLPSGASLAITTEVKSNGKHPNIQPQDIKSKVNLPTTNARSLASWVDEFCYGARDKEDVLT; this is translated from the coding sequence ATGAATATCCAACAGCTGCGTCAATCCTTAAAACAAAAATGGCTGAGTTACTATAAGCAAAATATTTCGTGGCTGGTCAAAATGCGAATTTGGGGCACTTATGATGGTCTGCGTCGTCCTTTGTCCGGTTTTATTTTGGGAACACTCTCTGTTTTAGAACCCCAATTTGATGAAATACTTGCTTTTATGCTGGATCTGAATAACGATCCAGATAAAATAGTCGCCGCTTTAGGACTTAACTTCAATCCTGATGAAGAGTTACGTTTAATAAAATTAGACTATTCCATGCCTATAAGCCAAGTTGAAAGCGAGTTGCCAGATGAGAAACATTCTGAAGATAAACATCTGTCATCTGCTGTAACTGCCAGCAAGATAGCGCTTCATTCTCTTGCCAAGACTCTAGATTCCAACTTGTCACACGGCGATGAAGTTGTGCCATTAATTACAGCTATATCTGAGGTAGTTCGCACACGCAAACCTGAATTGATAGTAGCAAATGCAACTAAAATTGCTCCAGATACTCCGGTAAAAATGCCATCCTCCGATTTGCTAAGGGAATATCAACCAGTACGCTGGCACTCTGGTCAGTTACCTTCACGAGGATCGGCGACAATCACCAGTGAGGTTAACAGTAAAGCCAAAACTATGCCATCTGTGGCATTAGCTACTGAGGTTAAGAGCAACGCGCCATCTAGTCGAATCCCTGTGGCCACATCATTGGCTGAGATTAACAGTAATGGTAAACCAGTGCGATCGCCCCTTGGGCGGCTCCCTTCAGGAGCATCGCTAGCAATTACTACTGAGGTTAAAAGCAACGGCAAACATCCGAATATTCAACCACAAGATATTAAAAGCAAAGTGAATTTACCAACCACTAATGCCCGTAGTCTAGCTTCTTGGGTAGATGAATTTTGTTACGGCGCTAGGGATAAAGAAGATGTTTTGACTTGA
- a CDS encoding (2Fe-2S) ferredoxin domain-containing protein, whose translation MSNITQPSNFPTIDQPSPKCVRVCQNRTCKKQGAVKVLAAFAALPIPGVTVTASSCLGQCGNGPMVLVLPDMVWYSGVQPNEVSLLIENHLLGGERVKQMLYYRFHPQK comes from the coding sequence ATGTCAAACATAACTCAACCATCAAACTTCCCTACAATAGACCAACCTTCTCCTAAATGTGTGCGGGTTTGTCAAAATCGCACTTGCAAAAAGCAAGGCGCAGTTAAGGTTTTAGCAGCTTTTGCAGCTTTGCCAATCCCTGGTGTAACGGTAACGGCTAGCAGCTGTTTAGGACAATGCGGCAATGGGCCGATGGTGCTGGTATTACCCGATATGGTCTGGTATAGCGGCGTTCAACCCAATGAAGTATCTCTACTGATAGAAAATCATTTGCTAGGTGGTGAAAGAGTTAAACAGATGCTCTATTATCGGTTTCATCCCCAGAAATAA
- a CDS encoding cysteine synthase A produces MDIKNGFVGAVGNTPLIRLNSFSEETGCEILAKAEFLNPGGSVKDRAALYIIKDAEEKGLLKPGGTVVEGTAGNTGIGLAHICNAKGYKCLIIIPDTQSQEKIDALTALGAEVRPIPAVPYKDPNNYVKLSGRVAAELENAIWANQFDNLANRRAHYETTGPEIWKQTDGKIDAWTTATGTGGTYAGVALYLKEQNPAIKCVVADPLGSALYSYVKTGELNTEGSSITEGIGNGRVTANMAGAPADDAIQIDDEEALRVVYQLLRKDGLLMGGSTGINVGAAVALAKQLGPGHTIVTILCDSGSRYQSRIFNPEWLASKGLSID; encoded by the coding sequence ATGGATATTAAGAATGGCTTCGTCGGCGCTGTTGGCAACACGCCCCTAATTCGCTTAAACAGTTTCAGTGAAGAAACAGGATGTGAAATCCTCGCTAAAGCGGAATTCCTCAATCCTGGCGGTTCCGTCAAAGACCGCGCCGCACTGTATATTATCAAAGACGCAGAAGAGAAAGGTTTACTCAAACCCGGTGGCACAGTTGTAGAAGGAACTGCTGGTAATACTGGCATTGGGCTGGCGCATATTTGCAACGCCAAAGGCTACAAATGCTTAATTATTATTCCCGATACTCAGTCACAAGAAAAAATAGACGCACTAACAGCACTAGGCGCAGAAGTTCGTCCCATCCCTGCTGTACCCTACAAAGACCCAAATAACTACGTCAAACTATCTGGCAGAGTTGCTGCTGAGTTGGAAAACGCTATTTGGGCGAATCAGTTCGATAACTTAGCCAACCGTCGCGCCCACTACGAAACCACAGGGCCGGAAATTTGGAAACAGACAGATGGTAAAATAGATGCATGGACAACTGCAACTGGTACTGGTGGTACTTATGCTGGTGTGGCGTTGTACTTGAAAGAACAAAATCCGGCAATTAAATGCGTTGTTGCCGATCCTTTGGGTAGCGCACTTTATAGCTATGTCAAAACCGGCGAACTCAATACAGAAGGAAGTTCTATCACCGAAGGCATCGGTAACGGTCGTGTCACAGCCAATATGGCAGGCGCACCTGCTGATGATGCCATTCAAATCGATGACGAAGAAGCTTTACGGGTAGTTTACCAACTCCTGAGGAAAGATGGGCTGTTAATGGGCGGCTCAACGGGTATTAATGTGGGCGCAGCTGTTGCCCTAGCGAAGCAGTTGGGGCCAGGACATACCATTGTTACCATCTTATGTGATAGTGGTTCCCGCTATCAGTCGCGGATATTTAACCCTGAATGGCTAGCCTCAAAAGGACTTTCAATAGATTAG
- a CDS encoding DUF3040 domain-containing protein, with protein MTSESDREKELEQRERILREREVELRLREMESNIHATDAAFHQTVKHQPENSQKPWMKKVILGGKLFVLGVVALVAVRIASVLAGFIIVAALGWMSYKLFLESKKTNL; from the coding sequence ATGACATCTGAAAGCGATCGCGAAAAAGAACTTGAACAGCGAGAACGTATATTACGAGAACGAGAAGTTGAATTGCGACTCCGAGAAATGGAAAGTAACATCCATGCTACCGATGCGGCTTTTCACCAAACTGTGAAGCATCAACCAGAAAATTCCCAGAAACCTTGGATGAAAAAAGTAATTCTCGGTGGGAAGCTCTTTGTTCTTGGTGTGGTAGCGCTGGTTGCGGTGAGAATAGCCTCAGTGCTGGCTGGGTTTATTATTGTTGCTGCACTGGGGTGGATGTCTTACAAATTATTTTTGGAATCTAAAAAAACCAATCTTTAA
- a CDS encoding dynamin family protein gives MSDQVATDRFIQDLERVAQVRSQMSVCLSKLAETINQAELAGDSSSGKLSLERDIEDITVASKNLRQGVFRLLVLGDMKRGKSTFLNALIGENLLPSDVNPCTAVLTVLRYGPEKKVTIHFNDGKNPQQLDFQNFKYKYTIDPAEAKKLEQEKKQAFPDVDYAVVEYPLTLLEKGIEIVDSPGLNDTEARNELSLGYVNNCHAILFVMRASQPCTLGERRYLENYIKGRGLTVFFLVNAWDQVRESLIDPDDVEELQASENRLRQVFNANLAEYCTIEGQNIYDERVFELSSIQALRRRLKNPQADLEGTGFPKFMDSLNTFLTRERAIAELRQVRTLARLACNHTREAVARRIPLLDQDVNELKKRIDSVEPEFNKLTSIRDKFQKEIINTRDTQARTISESFRSYVLNLGDTFETDFLRYQPELNLFDFLSSGKREAFNTALQKAFEQYITDKSAAWTLTAEKDINAAFKELSHSAAQYGASYNQVTEEITEKLTGQDVKVNTTTPEEDNSPAWAKWAMGLLSLSKGNLAGFALAGAGFDWKNILLNYFTVIGIGGIITAVTGIFLGPIGFALLGLGVGFLQADQARKELVKTAKKELVKHLPQVAYEQSQVVYNAVKECFDSYEREVSKRINDDIVSRKSELDNLVKQKQTREINREGEFNRLKKLQEDVIAQLQKIEAAYSNLLAYYS, from the coding sequence ATGAGTGATCAGGTAGCAACTGACAGATTTATCCAAGATTTAGAGCGTGTTGCTCAAGTGCGATCGCAGATGTCTGTATGTTTGAGTAAACTTGCCGAAACAATTAATCAAGCTGAGTTAGCTGGAGACTCTTCATCAGGAAAACTCAGTTTAGAGCGAGACATTGAAGATATTACAGTAGCTAGTAAAAACCTCCGCCAAGGTGTATTTCGCCTTTTGGTATTGGGCGATATGAAACGCGGAAAAAGTACTTTTCTCAACGCCTTAATTGGAGAAAACTTATTACCGAGCGATGTTAACCCTTGTACCGCAGTGTTAACAGTTTTACGCTATGGGCCAGAAAAGAAAGTTACCATTCATTTTAATGATGGAAAAAACCCGCAACAGCTAGACTTTCAGAACTTTAAATATAAATATACCATTGATCCGGCTGAAGCGAAAAAACTAGAGCAGGAGAAAAAACAAGCCTTTCCCGATGTTGATTATGCAGTAGTTGAGTATCCCTTAACGCTACTAGAAAAGGGAATTGAAATTGTTGATAGCCCAGGATTGAATGATACAGAAGCGCGAAACGAATTATCTTTGGGTTATGTAAACAACTGCCATGCAATTTTGTTTGTGATGAGAGCTTCTCAACCTTGTACCTTGGGTGAGCGTCGCTATCTAGAAAATTATATCAAAGGTAGAGGATTGACAGTTTTCTTCTTAGTTAATGCTTGGGATCAGGTGCGGGAATCATTGATTGATCCTGATGATGTCGAAGAATTACAAGCATCTGAGAATAGATTACGGCAAGTATTTAACGCAAATTTAGCAGAATATTGTACTATAGAAGGTCAAAATATTTATGACGAAAGAGTGTTTGAGCTTTCGTCAATTCAAGCACTTAGACGACGGTTAAAAAATCCCCAAGCTGATTTAGAGGGGACTGGCTTTCCGAAGTTTATGGATTCGCTTAATACTTTTCTTACCAGAGAACGTGCGATCGCAGAACTCCGTCAAGTCAGAACCTTGGCTAGACTTGCCTGCAATCATACCCGCGAAGCAGTTGCTAGACGTATACCATTACTTGATCAAGATGTAAATGAATTAAAAAAACGAATTGATTCAGTAGAACCAGAGTTTAACAAACTCACAAGTATTCGAGATAAATTTCAAAAAGAAATTATCAATACCAGAGACACTCAAGCAAGAACAATTTCCGAATCTTTTCGCAGCTACGTTTTAAATTTAGGTGATACTTTTGAAACCGATTTCTTGCGCTATCAGCCGGAATTAAATTTGTTTGATTTTCTCAGTAGTGGTAAACGAGAAGCATTTAACACCGCATTGCAAAAAGCTTTTGAGCAATATATCACTGACAAATCTGCTGCTTGGACATTAACTGCTGAAAAAGATATCAATGCCGCTTTTAAAGAACTTTCTCACAGTGCTGCACAATATGGTGCGTCTTATAATCAAGTCACAGAGGAAATTACAGAAAAGCTAACTGGGCAAGATGTAAAGGTAAATACTACTACACCTGAAGAAGATAACTCTCCCGCTTGGGCAAAATGGGCAATGGGCTTGTTATCACTGTCTAAGGGAAATCTTGCTGGTTTCGCACTAGCTGGAGCCGGATTTGATTGGAAAAATATCTTGTTAAACTACTTTACTGTAATTGGCATTGGCGGGATAATTACAGCAGTGACAGGTATTTTTCTTGGCCCCATCGGGTTTGCACTGCTAGGTTTAGGAGTCGGATTTTTGCAAGCAGATCAAGCGCGTAAAGAGTTAGTTAAAACAGCGAAGAAAGAGTTAGTTAAACATCTACCCCAAGTGGCATACGAGCAATCTCAGGTTGTATACAATGCTGTGAAAGAGTGTTTTGACTCTTATGAAAGAGAAGTAAGTAAGCGGATTAACGATGATATTGTATCTCGTAAATCTGAATTAGATAATCTAGTCAAGCAGAAACAAACCCGCGAAATAAATCGTGAGGGTGAGTTCAACCGATTAAAAAAATTACAGGAAGATGTAATAGCTCAGTTGCAAAAAATTGAGGCGGCGTATAGCAATTTATTAGCTTATTATAGTTGA
- a CDS encoding dynamin family protein produces MQQQYEGYKDLADSLKSASALLNLERKSQLHQDIITICNHLVNPSFRIAVFGPFNHGKSTLLNAMLGNRTLPIDLIPTTGAAITVSYGSDVRTRIMLVDGTEIYRSGTEVLQQFAILDGNRQMRKDVASVEVFCPHPFLETGVEFLDLPGTNDRDEQDNLIREQLLSADLVIQLLDARKLMTLGERENLRDWLLDRGIKTVIFVANFINLLEPDEQKQVQNRLRFVAESFRAELPPGFSNLYRVDALPALRARLKGDVAAANSSGLAAFETALQNIVGILQPDRGSVRLPRVQAIASQIQYSLKAKIDPIAIEIKSFDEKENSKIEIKRKAADLIYKGFTTSVGELRDWLVLPKLLTKYQADAAVALAENNFKDWQTNTFKKDLTQLQFAVIKWLYQAYEFFQEERPQDLIIPFPSEPQVILPSKPSNTDDLSEPGSIAVGGGIGWLLGGPVGAAVVGSISYLLNKNIQKQDDQLAKESYHQEVAKLCITAIEDYLSGFSSQGLSILAEYEQQAEKVICFEVSQEPLEVTKKRESLQQLQNGFNQLLRELEKVKISSNHQPYKEIPKPNNTNRKYSPQPERVQTYPKKDIGVKQQQENTAKNTQTRVKSVSPPPPKVSPSPRKEEVEAKFRDWELNEEIARMKAEMRSPKACRQTSPGSQTNKQQNTTQSNKAPNQPKTQTEKDKITRAYSILGLQANASLAEVKQAYRTLVKKWHPDLFVNQPQMLKQAQEKMHLVNEAYTILSDK; encoded by the coding sequence ATGCAACAACAGTATGAAGGTTATAAAGATTTAGCAGATTCTCTTAAATCTGCATCTGCGTTACTGAATTTAGAACGTAAATCGCAACTGCATCAAGATATAATTACTATTTGCAATCATTTAGTTAATCCTAGCTTTCGGATTGCGGTATTTGGCCCCTTTAATCATGGCAAATCTACCTTACTAAATGCCATGTTAGGGAATCGTACTTTACCAATTGATTTAATTCCTACTACAGGCGCAGCGATTACTGTCAGCTATGGTTCTGATGTGCGAACTCGCATCATGTTGGTAGATGGGACAGAAATCTATCGCAGTGGCACAGAAGTTTTACAACAATTTGCAATTCTTGATGGTAATAGGCAGATGCGAAAAGATGTAGCATCTGTGGAAGTTTTTTGTCCCCATCCATTTTTAGAAACGGGTGTAGAATTTCTCGATTTACCGGGAACAAATGATAGAGATGAACAAGATAATTTAATCCGAGAACAACTTTTAAGTGCAGATTTAGTTATCCAATTATTAGATGCACGTAAGTTAATGACTTTAGGTGAGCGAGAAAACTTACGAGATTGGCTATTAGATCGCGGTATTAAAACAGTTATATTTGTTGCTAATTTTATTAATTTACTCGAACCCGACGAGCAAAAACAAGTCCAAAATCGCTTGCGGTTTGTTGCAGAAAGCTTTCGAGCCGAATTACCTCCAGGTTTTAGTAATTTATATCGCGTTGATGCTTTACCTGCTTTAAGAGCCAGGTTAAAAGGCGATGTTGCTGCTGCCAATAGTAGCGGGTTAGCAGCTTTTGAAACAGCTTTGCAAAATATTGTGGGGATTTTGCAACCAGATCGTGGTAGTGTGCGTTTGCCAAGAGTGCAAGCGATCGCTTCTCAAATCCAATACTCATTAAAAGCTAAAATTGACCCGATTGCTATTGAAATCAAATCCTTTGATGAGAAAGAAAATAGCAAAATTGAAATTAAACGAAAAGCAGCCGACTTAATTTATAAAGGTTTTACTACTAGCGTAGGAGAGTTACGCGATTGGCTAGTATTACCCAAGCTACTTACAAAATATCAAGCTGATGCAGCAGTTGCATTGGCTGAAAATAACTTTAAAGATTGGCAAACAAATACTTTTAAAAAAGACCTGACTCAGTTACAATTTGCTGTGATAAAATGGCTTTATCAAGCTTACGAATTTTTTCAAGAAGAACGACCGCAAGATTTAATAATTCCCTTTCCTAGCGAACCACAAGTAATATTACCCTCAAAGCCAAGCAATACTGATGATTTGAGTGAACCTGGTTCTATTGCTGTTGGTGGTGGTATTGGTTGGTTGTTAGGTGGCCCAGTTGGTGCTGCTGTCGTCGGGAGTATTTCTTATTTGCTAAACAAGAATATCCAAAAACAAGACGATCAATTAGCAAAGGAATCTTATCATCAGGAAGTTGCTAAACTTTGTATAACTGCAATTGAAGATTATTTATCTGGCTTCAGTAGTCAAGGGTTATCTATTTTGGCTGAATATGAACAGCAAGCCGAAAAAGTAATTTGTTTTGAAGTTAGTCAAGAACCACTAGAAGTTACTAAAAAACGTGAAAGTTTGCAGCAGTTACAAAACGGTTTTAATCAGTTGCTACGAGAGTTAGAAAAAGTCAAAATATCCTCAAATCATCAACCTTATAAAGAAATACCCAAACCCAATAACACTAATAGAAAATATTCGCCACAGCCAGAGAGAGTTCAAACTTATCCTAAAAAAGATATTGGTGTTAAGCAACAACAGGAAAATACTGCGAAGAATACTCAGACAAGGGTAAAATCTGTTTCTCCACCACCGCCAAAAGTTTCTCCCTCTCCACGGAAAGAAGAAGTGGAGGCGAAATTTCGTGATTGGGAACTCAATGAGGAAATAGCGCGAATGAAAGCAGAAATGCGTAGCCCTAAGGCTTGTCGTCAGACATCGCCTGGTTCTCAAACTAACAAACAGCAAAATACAACTCAAAGCAACAAAGCACCCAATCAACCCAAAACCCAGACGGAAAAAGATAAGATTACTCGCGCCTACAGCATTTTAGGATTGCAAGCAAATGCTTCTTTGGCTGAGGTAAAGCAGGCTTATCGAACTTTAGTAAAAAAATGGCATCCAGATTTATTTGTTAATCAGCCACAAATGCTAAAACAAGCACAAGAGAAAATGCACTTAGTTAATGAAGCTTACACAATTTTGAGTGATAAATAA